Proteins found in one Bartonella krasnovii genomic segment:
- the trpS gene encoding tryptophan--tRNA ligase has product MDTFTPLVFSGVQPSGHLHLGNYLGALQHWVELQNAYHCLYCVVDMHALTVNPDPLILRESTRMVTAAFLAAGIDPQKHIIFNQSRVFQHAELAWILNCVARIGWLQRMTQFKDKAGKDREKASLGLFAYPTLMAADILVYRATHVPVGEDQKQHVELTRDIAQKFNNDYAHRIADLNFGISMQTDEEKRQGFFPLPEALIGTTATRVMSLRDGTKKMSKSDPSDFSRINLTDDADLIAQKIRKAKTDSAPLPDSLEALKERPEVDNLLGIYAAFAKVSKEKALLEFSGHQFSHFKTALADLAVHKLAPITEELRRLHQESDYIDSVLHDGAQRASILAEENMKKIRKIVGFLHNT; this is encoded by the coding sequence ATGGATACCTTCACTCCCCTTGTTTTTTCCGGCGTACAACCGAGTGGTCACTTACATCTTGGCAATTATCTTGGCGCCCTTCAACATTGGGTTGAACTACAAAACGCTTATCACTGCCTCTATTGTGTTGTGGATATGCATGCGCTCACCGTCAACCCAGATCCCCTTATCTTACGCGAATCCACTAGAATGGTGACAGCCGCCTTTCTCGCCGCTGGTATTGATCCCCAAAAACACATTATTTTCAACCAATCACGTGTTTTTCAACATGCTGAACTCGCCTGGATTTTAAATTGTGTTGCCCGTATCGGCTGGCTTCAACGCATGACACAATTTAAAGATAAAGCAGGAAAAGATCGCGAAAAAGCATCCCTTGGACTTTTTGCCTATCCCACGTTGATGGCTGCTGATATTTTAGTTTATCGTGCAACGCATGTTCCGGTGGGTGAAGATCAAAAACAGCATGTTGAACTCACACGCGATATTGCACAAAAATTTAACAATGATTATGCACACCGTATTGCTGACTTAAATTTTGGCATCTCTATGCAAACGGATGAAGAAAAAAGACAAGGCTTTTTCCCCCTCCCAGAGGCACTGATTGGAACAACAGCCACACGCGTTATGTCCTTGCGTGATGGGACAAAAAAAATGTCAAAATCAGATCCTTCAGATTTCTCACGCATTAATTTGACCGATGATGCAGATCTTATCGCCCAAAAAATACGCAAAGCCAAAACAGATTCCGCGCCTCTTCCAGATTCTCTTGAGGCTTTAAAAGAACGACCAGAAGTGGATAACCTGCTTGGTATTTACGCCGCCTTTGCCAAAGTTAGTAAAGAAAAGGCTCTTTTAGAGTTTTCTGGTCATCAATTTTCGCATTTTAAAACAGCACTAGCCGACCTTGCCGTCCATAAGCTTGCCCCCATAACAGAAGAATTACGTCGACTTCACCAAGAAAGTGATTATATTGACTCTGTTTTGCATGATGGCGCACAACGTGCTAGTATACTCGCAGAAGAGAATATGAAAAAAATTCGTAAAATTGTTGGATTTTTGCACAATACATAA
- a CDS encoding universal stress protein → MFSKPKNPKREPKKKNLVIIDETPECRRAVAFAAQHAQNTNRTLVLLCIVDSIEFQHFLGVNNVMRTESTQIAHKMLGDIASDVRTSHALETEIVVREGKKVDEISKLIDEDKRIALIVLAASGHAEGPGPLIQLIGNKGTAFSIPVIVIPSNLADEDIRSIA, encoded by the coding sequence ATGTTTTCTAAACCCAAAAATCCGAAAAGAGAACCTAAGAAAAAGAACCTCGTCATCATCGATGAAACACCAGAGTGTCGGCGTGCCGTTGCGTTCGCCGCACAACATGCCCAAAACACCAATAGGACTTTGGTCTTGCTGTGTATTGTTGATAGTATAGAATTTCAACATTTTCTGGGTGTAAACAACGTTATGCGCACAGAATCAACACAAATTGCTCATAAAATGTTAGGAGATATTGCCAGTGATGTCCGCACTTCCCATGCGCTTGAAACAGAAATAGTCGTGCGTGAAGGAAAAAAAGTTGATGAAATTTCTAAACTGATTGACGAAGATAAAAGAATTGCACTGATTGTTTTAGCCGCCAGTGGACATGCAGAAGGACCAGGCCCTCTTATCCAATTAATCGGAAATAAAGGAACAGCTTTTTCAATCCCTGTCATTGTCATTCCTAGCAATCTTGCTGATGAAGATATTCGGTCTATTGCTTAA
- a CDS encoding NifU family protein, translating to MFIQTESTPNPATLKFLPGRVVLSEGVLEFRDREEAAKNSPLAAKLFNIPNVNGVFLGYDFITVSKKDGEWQHLKPVILGTIMEHFLSNEPVITTNATTQAKAHALNEEFYDEKDADIVLTIKELLETRIRPAVANDGGDITFRGFENGIVYLNMRGACAGCPSSTATLKHGIENLLRHFIPEVLGVEAMPQ from the coding sequence ATGTTTATTCAAACTGAATCCACCCCCAATCCTGCAACACTTAAATTTCTCCCAGGGCGGGTGGTCCTTTCGGAGGGCGTCTTAGAATTTCGTGACCGTGAAGAAGCAGCTAAAAATTCACCTTTAGCGGCTAAACTGTTTAATATTCCCAATGTTAATGGTGTCTTTTTAGGCTATGACTTCATCACTGTGAGCAAAAAAGATGGGGAATGGCAACATCTCAAACCTGTCATTTTAGGCACAATTATGGAGCATTTTCTCTCCAATGAGCCTGTTATCACCACCAATGCTACAACACAAGCAAAAGCCCATGCCCTTAACGAAGAGTTTTATGACGAAAAAGACGCTGATATTGTCTTAACCATTAAAGAGCTGCTTGAAACACGTATTCGCCCAGCCGTTGCCAATGATGGTGGTGATATTACTTTTCGCGGTTTTGAAAATGGTATTGTTTATCTCAATATGCGGGGCGCTTGCGCTGGATGTCCCTCTTCAACGGCAACACTTAAACATGGTATTGAAAATCTTTTACGCCATTTTATCCCTGAAGTTTTAGGCGTTGAAGCCATGCCGCAATAA
- a CDS encoding zinc ribbon domain-containing protein YjdM, protein MTQYPKCPRCDCLYTYEEGENFVCPECAHEWPQKSDDTVLSTIVYDANGQILTNGDTVMVIKDLKVKGASSVLKGGTKVKNIRLVDGDHNIDCKIPGIGQMGLKSEFVKKV, encoded by the coding sequence ATGACCCAATATCCCAAGTGTCCTCGTTGTGATTGTCTTTATACTTATGAAGAGGGTGAAAATTTTGTGTGTCCTGAATGTGCACATGAATGGCCCCAAAAGAGTGACGATACTGTTCTTTCCACGATTGTTTATGATGCCAATGGTCAGATCTTGACAAATGGAGATACCGTTATGGTGATAAAAGATCTGAAAGTAAAAGGCGCTTCCTCTGTTTTAAAAGGTGGGACAAAGGTCAAAAATATTCGCTTGGTGGATGGGGATCATAATATTGATTGCAAAATTCCTGGGATTGGACAGATGGGGTTAAAGTCGGAATTTGTTAAAAAAGTTTAG
- a CDS encoding alpha-D-glucose phosphate-specific phosphoglucomutase, producing the protein MTIKTVLTTAFEGQKPGTSGLRKKVSVFQQPHYVENFIQSLFDNIGSLEGKLLILGGDGRTFNRTLLQIVLKMAAAHGVSRIKVGRGGILSTPAVSHLIRKYHAHGGIILSASHNPGGLEGDCGIKYNISNGGPAPNSLCEAIFETSQRLSFYKILEAPDVDLERQGMTFMGDMQIEIIDPVADYVALMQEIFDFDCIAKAVERGLTLRFDAMHAVTGPYAHEIFEKCLGFSKGTVVNGLPLPDFGGGHPDPNLVYAKPLYDLLMSEQGPDLGAASDGDGDRNLIIGRQQYVSPSDSLAIMVEHADLIKGYRQGIVGVARSMPTTPAADLVAKKRGLNFFETPTGWKFFGTLLDAGKVTFCGEESFGTGSHHIREKDGLWAVLFWLNLLAVTGKTVAQIVQQHWQSYGRFYAQRYDYEEVEEDKALALLEHLRQHLPQAGTELFGFLVKKADDFTYHDPVDQSVSTRQGIRIFFENGARLVVRLSGTGTCGATLRLYFEQYEGDPRRYNLNLQEVLQPLQQVALKLLNIQQELGRKRPDIIT; encoded by the coding sequence ATGACCATAAAGACAGTTTTGACCACGGCTTTTGAAGGGCAAAAACCGGGAACGTCTGGTTTGCGTAAAAAAGTGTCTGTTTTTCAACAACCCCATTATGTGGAAAATTTTATACAGTCTCTTTTTGATAACATTGGATCTCTTGAAGGAAAGCTGTTGATTCTTGGGGGAGATGGACGCACCTTTAACCGGACCCTCCTTCAGATTGTATTGAAGATGGCAGCAGCGCATGGTGTTTCTCGTATTAAAGTGGGGAGGGGCGGTATCCTTTCCACACCTGCTGTTTCGCATCTTATTCGTAAATACCATGCGCATGGTGGAATCATTCTTTCTGCAAGCCATAATCCTGGTGGTTTAGAGGGAGATTGTGGGATCAAATACAATATTTCCAATGGCGGACCCGCACCTAATTCTCTATGTGAGGCTATTTTTGAAACATCGCAACGTCTTTCCTTTTATAAAATTCTTGAAGCGCCAGATGTTGATTTAGAGCGGCAAGGGATGACTTTTATGGGTGATATGCAGATCGAGATTATTGATCCTGTTGCTGATTATGTCGCTTTGATGCAGGAAATTTTTGATTTTGACTGTATTGCTAAAGCTGTAGAACGAGGTTTGACTTTACGGTTTGATGCTATGCATGCGGTCACTGGACCTTATGCCCATGAAATTTTTGAAAAATGCTTAGGATTTTCTAAAGGGACGGTGGTCAATGGTCTTCCTTTGCCAGATTTTGGAGGTGGTCATCCTGATCCCAATTTGGTTTATGCTAAGCCTCTTTATGATTTATTGATGTCAGAGCAAGGACCAGATCTTGGCGCCGCGTCTGATGGCGATGGTGATCGTAACCTTATTATTGGACGTCAGCAATATGTCTCACCTTCTGATTCTTTGGCAATTATGGTAGAACATGCCGATCTTATTAAAGGGTATCGGCAAGGCATTGTGGGGGTTGCGCGCTCTATGCCAACAACACCTGCTGCAGATTTGGTTGCTAAAAAACGTGGATTAAACTTTTTTGAAACGCCAACGGGATGGAAGTTTTTTGGAACGCTTTTGGATGCTGGAAAAGTAACCTTTTGTGGTGAAGAAAGCTTTGGAACCGGCTCTCATCATATCCGCGAAAAGGATGGTTTATGGGCTGTTTTATTTTGGTTAAATCTTTTAGCGGTAACAGGAAAAACGGTTGCACAAATTGTTCAACAGCATTGGCAGAGCTATGGGCGCTTTTACGCACAACGTTATGATTATGAAGAAGTTGAAGAAGACAAAGCTTTAGCATTACTAGAACATTTGCGGCAGCACTTACCACAAGCTGGAACAGAACTTTTTGGATTTTTGGTCAAAAAAGCAGATGATTTTACCTATCATGATCCTGTTGATCAAAGTGTTAGCACACGGCAAGGGATCCGCATTTTTTTCGAGAATGGTGCACGTTTGGTGGTTCGTTTATCGGGAACAGGGACGTGTGGTGCGACCTTACGGCTTTATTTTGAACAGTATGAAGGAGATCCACGCAGATACAATTTAAATCTGCAAGAAGTTCTTCAACCTTTGCAACAGGTAGCCTTAAAACTGTTAAACATACAACAAGAATTGGGGCGAAAGCGCCCTGATATTATCACGTGA
- a CDS encoding peroxiredoxin, with product MIKKTVPNVTFHTRVRDESVSGDNPYRWQEVKSDAYFKGKRVILFSLPGAFTPTCSTFQLPDFEKLYDEFKQAGIDEIYCLSVNDAFVMNAWGKTQNIQNVKLIPDGSGEFTRKIGMLVAKDNVGFGMRSWRYAAVINDGVIEQWFEEEGFSDNCATDPYEVSSPQNVLKALKS from the coding sequence ATGATAAAAAAAACCGTTCCCAATGTTACATTTCACACACGTGTCCGCGATGAATCAGTGAGTGGAGATAATCCTTATCGGTGGCAAGAAGTTAAAAGTGATGCTTACTTTAAAGGAAAGCGCGTTATTCTTTTTTCTCTTCCTGGCGCTTTTACCCCCACCTGCTCAACCTTTCAGTTGCCCGATTTTGAAAAACTCTATGATGAATTCAAACAAGCTGGTATTGATGAAATTTATTGCCTTTCCGTCAATGATGCTTTTGTCATGAATGCTTGGGGAAAAACACAAAATATCCAAAATGTGAAATTAATACCTGATGGTTCTGGTGAATTCACACGCAAAATAGGTATGCTGGTTGCAAAAGACAATGTTGGTTTTGGTATGCGATCATGGCGCTATGCTGCTGTGATTAATGACGGTGTGATTGAACAATGGTTTGAGGAAGAAGGTTTTTCAGACAATTGTGCAACCGATCCTTATGAAGTTTCTTCACCACAAAATGTTTTAAAAGCTTTAAAAAGCTAA
- the hisS gene encoding histidine--tRNA ligase, which yields MLLKQEKTKARLPRGFVDRTSAQLYATETMIAQIREVYELYGFEALETPIFEYTDVLGKFLPDSDRPNAGVFSLQDDDEQWMSLRYDLTAPLARYFAENFETLPKPYRSYRLGFVFRNEKPGPGRFRQFMQFDADIVGTPTVAADAEICMMAADSLEKLGIARHDYAIRLNNRKILESVLQLIGLAGNEQLDRRLTVLRAMDKLDKFGPEGVRLLLGKGRLDESGDFTKGAELKDKEIECILSLLTIEAKTVEETLDTLRKIVGQSGQGLEGVGELEEMQTIFAANGYHDCIKIDPSVVRGLEYYTGPVFEAALLFDVLNDDGQKVVFGSVGGGGRYDGLVARFRGENIPATGFSIGVSRLIAALQNLEKLPAKNTLGPVVVLMMDKEPEAVARYQKMVMQLRNAGICAELYLGASGIKAQMKYADRRKAPCVIIQGSQERESGKIQIKDLIEGARLSHEIKDNQTWRESRPAQVMVDEEQLVQTVQDILAAQKR from the coding sequence ATGTTATTGAAACAAGAAAAAACCAAAGCCCGTTTACCCCGTGGTTTTGTGGATCGTACAAGTGCCCAATTGTATGCTACTGAAACCATGATTGCACAAATTCGTGAAGTTTATGAACTTTACGGTTTTGAAGCGCTTGAAACACCCATTTTTGAATATACGGATGTGTTGGGGAAGTTCTTACCGGATTCAGATCGTCCCAATGCAGGGGTTTTTTCGCTCCAAGATGATGATGAACAATGGATGTCTTTACGCTATGATTTAACGGCTCCTCTTGCCCGTTATTTTGCTGAAAATTTTGAAACGTTACCAAAACCCTATCGCAGTTATCGGTTGGGCTTTGTTTTTCGTAATGAAAAGCCTGGACCAGGACGGTTTCGGCAATTTATGCAATTTGATGCGGATATTGTTGGAACACCAACCGTTGCGGCAGATGCTGAAATTTGCATGATGGCAGCCGATAGTTTGGAAAAATTAGGTATTGCACGCCATGATTATGCCATTCGTTTGAATAACCGAAAAATTCTGGAAAGTGTTTTGCAGTTGATTGGTTTGGCAGGAAATGAGCAACTTGATCGGCGCTTAACCGTTCTGCGAGCAATGGATAAACTGGATAAATTTGGACCAGAAGGCGTACGTTTGCTTTTAGGCAAGGGACGTTTGGATGAAAGTGGTGATTTTACAAAAGGGGCTGAGCTTAAAGATAAAGAGATTGAGTGTATTCTTTCCTTACTCACGATAGAAGCAAAAACGGTAGAAGAAACGCTTGATACTCTCAGAAAAATCGTTGGTCAGAGTGGGCAAGGTCTTGAAGGGGTTGGCGAGCTTGAGGAAATGCAAACAATCTTTGCTGCCAATGGGTATCACGATTGCATTAAAATTGACCCTTCGGTGGTGCGTGGATTGGAATATTATACGGGACCTGTTTTTGAGGCGGCATTGCTTTTTGATGTTCTCAATGATGATGGGCAAAAAGTTGTCTTTGGCTCTGTTGGGGGTGGGGGACGTTATGATGGGTTGGTTGCGCGTTTTCGTGGGGAAAATATTCCGGCAACAGGCTTTTCAATAGGGGTTTCACGTTTGATCGCTGCTTTGCAAAATCTTGAAAAATTGCCAGCAAAAAATACTCTTGGACCTGTTGTGGTGCTGATGATGGATAAAGAGCCAGAAGCTGTTGCACGCTATCAAAAAATGGTCATGCAATTGCGAAATGCGGGAATTTGTGCGGAACTTTATTTAGGAGCATCGGGAATTAAAGCGCAGATGAAATATGCTGATCGGCGAAAAGCGCCTTGTGTGATCATCCAAGGGTCACAAGAACGTGAGAGTGGAAAAATACAGATCAAAGATTTGATTGAAGGGGCGCGTTTGTCTCATGAAATTAAGGATAATCAAACATGGCGTGAAAGTCGACCTGCGCAAGTGATGGTGGATGAAGAGCAATTAGTGCAAACAGTACAAGATATTTTGGCAGCCCAAAAACGGTAA
- the pyrF gene encoding orotidine-5'-phosphate decarboxylase, which produces MFCSAFFKNSEKYGPLCVGFDPSHKVLQAWNLSCDYKGLKDFCDILLTAVVGKVGIIKPQAAFFELYGVEGLQVLKELIENAQKQGLLVLVDTKRGDIGSTAEAYGQAWLGANSPFKADAITVNPFLGFDALIPLIKIAEETKTAVFMVVQSSNPEGKQIRNARIGDKTVSVHLAQHIYDYNSQSSNQYRHIGPIGAVIGATLGCEAKETIEQLENSLFLVPGIGAQGGTITQLTKQFPQRLWQNIIPSISRSITEVGRNPVDLKNVIHNFAEQSKNTLLS; this is translated from the coding sequence ATGTTTTGTTCAGCTTTTTTTAAAAATAGTGAAAAATATGGCCCCCTTTGTGTTGGATTTGACCCGAGTCATAAAGTTTTACAAGCATGGAATTTGAGCTGCGATTATAAAGGCTTAAAAGATTTTTGTGATATCCTCTTAACAGCGGTTGTGGGAAAGGTGGGGATCATCAAGCCGCAAGCCGCGTTTTTTGAGTTATATGGAGTGGAAGGTCTCCAAGTTTTGAAAGAACTCATTGAAAATGCACAAAAACAAGGTTTGTTGGTTCTCGTTGATACAAAAAGAGGGGATATTGGCTCTACGGCTGAAGCTTATGGACAAGCTTGGCTTGGTGCTAATAGTCCCTTCAAAGCTGATGCTATAACAGTTAATCCTTTTTTAGGGTTTGATGCTCTTATTCCTTTAATAAAGATTGCAGAAGAAACAAAAACAGCGGTTTTTATGGTTGTTCAATCGTCTAATCCTGAGGGAAAACAAATTCGAAATGCACGCATTGGGGATAAAACGGTTTCTGTTCATTTGGCGCAGCATATTTATGACTATAATAGCCAATCTTCAAATCAATATCGTCATATTGGTCCCATCGGGGCCGTGATTGGTGCAACATTAGGCTGTGAAGCAAAAGAGACAATTGAGCAACTAGAAAATAGCTTGTTTCTTGTTCCGGGTATTGGGGCTCAAGGGGGAACAATAACACAATTAACTAAGCAGTTTCCTCAAAGGCTATGGCAGAATATTATTCCTTCAATTTCAAGGTCGATTACAGAGGTTGGTCGAAATCCTGTTGATTTAAAAAATGTTATTCATAACTTTGCTGAGCAATCTAAAAACACGCTTCTTTCTTAA
- a CDS encoding TIGR04086 family membrane protein, producing the protein METRIPEQTPFDTNFLGETSLETKYSFFHTPISWSAIFAGLVTALAVSICLSFLIAALGLSQMDFTSSSPFRGSFLSTGIGSLIVMVISLASGGFVAGRFAEISGALHGFLTWALITLLMTLQAIHVVSHAANLSAKAVGKSTSMIEQTVDNLPSLLAKLNSENFEKFFATKNDNGINFDKLGHELRTLLKKSDIPALNPDRLKQTYQAALNDIGSAITAFKNDPSHYRSTLKNLGNSLSNRLETLTTKVNQSDIIKALMNNGMSRTDAQTTATNAVQLYQRAEEKTEQTLKALEKQADTLSQKLDVRAKDALHMADKATTKAAHMGWWGFLGCLIGAIISSVCGYYGYRSRKNIFRL; encoded by the coding sequence ATGGAAACCCGCATTCCTGAACAAACACCTTTCGATACGAATTTTCTAGGAGAAACATCTCTAGAAACAAAATATTCATTTTTTCATACACCTATTTCATGGTCCGCCATTTTTGCTGGACTGGTTACAGCTCTTGCCGTTTCAATATGCCTTTCTTTCCTCATAGCAGCTTTAGGCTTAAGCCAAATGGACTTTACCTCGTCCTCCCCTTTTAGAGGTTCTTTCCTCTCCACGGGTATTGGCTCTCTCATCGTTATGGTGATAAGCCTTGCAAGTGGAGGCTTTGTTGCTGGACGTTTTGCTGAAATCTCTGGGGCTCTTCATGGTTTTTTAACCTGGGCTCTTATAACATTGCTGATGACACTCCAAGCCATCCACGTGGTTTCACATGCAGCAAACTTAAGCGCTAAAGCGGTTGGAAAAAGCACTTCTATGATAGAACAAACCGTCGATAATCTCCCCTCTCTTCTTGCAAAATTAAACAGCGAAAATTTTGAAAAGTTTTTTGCAACAAAAAATGACAATGGGATTAATTTTGATAAACTAGGCCATGAGTTGCGTACGCTTCTCAAAAAAAGTGATATTCCAGCTCTCAATCCTGATCGCTTGAAACAAACCTATCAAGCTGCACTCAACGATATTGGCTCTGCGATAACCGCTTTCAAAAATGATCCTTCACATTATCGCTCTACTCTGAAAAATCTAGGGAATAGCCTTTCTAATCGTCTAGAAACTCTGACGACAAAAGTTAATCAAAGCGATATCATAAAAGCTCTGATGAACAATGGCATGTCACGTACAGATGCACAAACAACAGCCACCAATGCTGTTCAACTTTATCAAAGGGCAGAGGAAAAAACTGAACAAACCCTCAAAGCACTAGAAAAACAAGCCGATACCTTATCTCAAAAGCTTGATGTACGGGCAAAAGATGCTCTTCATATGGCTGATAAAGCCACGACAAAAGCAGCACACATGGGATGGTGGGGCTTCTTAGGGTGTCTGATAGGTGCCATTATTTCCAGTGTTTGTGGTTATTATGGTTACAGAAGCCGTAAGAATATTTTCAGGCTTTAA
- a CDS encoding Fur family transcriptional regulator produces MSSKLTRNQTLVLNTLKNAKGPLSAYAILDQLREEGFRAPLQVYRALEKLVQLKCIHRLESVNAFMVCLHPEKCQHELTTFIICENCGTVNEIQNQTIVSSLKQMVQAVNFQAHKSTLEVRGLCKKCVIK; encoded by the coding sequence ATGTCCTCTAAACTAACGCGTAACCAAACATTGGTTTTGAACACTTTAAAGAATGCAAAAGGACCTTTAAGTGCTTATGCGATTCTTGACCAATTACGCGAAGAAGGTTTTCGCGCCCCTCTCCAAGTTTATCGCGCGTTAGAAAAACTCGTACAATTAAAATGTATTCATCGTCTCGAAAGTGTAAACGCTTTTATGGTCTGTTTACATCCCGAAAAATGTCAACACGAACTTACAACTTTCATCATTTGCGAAAACTGTGGCACAGTTAATGAAATACAAAATCAAACGATTGTATCAAGTTTAAAACAAATGGTTCAAGCTGTTAACTTCCAAGCCCACAAAAGTACTCTAGAAGTACGAGGGCTTTGTAAAAAATGCGTAATAAAATAA
- a CDS encoding HlyD family secretion protein, with protein sequence MSIAETIFSTKKFDKTKQKKVIKAFLIIFALFMLWFGYKWITHWRYMLSTEDAYVQGDIAAIAPKLNGYIEKIAIKANQVVKKNDVLFYLDNGDYQIALDQTKAHLNTQQKTLQRIDAQITAAHSALDDAQAQKAAASAIATNAQLTLKRITELKANRYAPQSDVDDAKSAYEQAIANVNRADAQIAAARANIQVLEAQRSETESQTKSLELSREKAQRDLASTIIRAPFDGIIGNLTAKTGDFVVNGQRLAALVPIHALYIEANYKETQLQNIHAGQKAYIAVDAFKKEVFTGTVLSISPATGAVFSLLPPQNATGNFTKIVQRIPVRISIPEEVLKTGHIRAGMSVSVEVDTRTQP encoded by the coding sequence ATGTCTATAGCTGAGACAATTTTTTCAACCAAAAAATTTGATAAAACAAAACAAAAGAAGGTAATTAAGGCTTTTCTTATCATCTTTGCACTTTTTATGCTTTGGTTTGGCTATAAGTGGATAACACATTGGCGTTATATGCTCTCTACTGAAGATGCCTATGTGCAAGGAGATATAGCTGCAATTGCGCCTAAATTAAATGGATATATTGAAAAAATTGCGATTAAAGCCAACCAAGTTGTAAAAAAGAACGATGTTTTATTTTACTTAGACAACGGTGATTATCAAATAGCCTTGGATCAAACAAAAGCGCATCTTAACACACAACAAAAAACGCTTCAACGTATTGATGCACAAATTACCGCTGCTCACAGTGCACTAGATGATGCACAAGCACAAAAAGCAGCCGCTTCAGCCATAGCAACCAATGCACAACTCACCTTAAAACGCATTACAGAACTGAAAGCCAATCGTTATGCCCCTCAATCAGATGTTGATGATGCAAAATCAGCCTATGAACAAGCCATTGCCAATGTTAACCGTGCGGATGCACAAATCGCTGCTGCACGTGCCAATATCCAAGTGCTAGAGGCACAACGAAGTGAAACAGAAAGTCAAACAAAGAGCTTAGAACTTTCACGTGAAAAAGCACAACGTGATCTTGCTTCAACCATTATACGCGCGCCATTTGACGGAATTATAGGAAACTTAACAGCAAAAACGGGAGATTTTGTCGTAAATGGCCAACGTCTTGCAGCGTTAGTCCCTATCCATGCGCTTTATATTGAAGCAAACTATAAAGAAACACAGTTGCAAAATATTCATGCGGGACAAAAAGCTTATATTGCTGTTGATGCCTTCAAAAAGGAAGTCTTTACAGGAACAGTGCTTTCTATTTCACCTGCAACAGGTGCTGTTTTTTCTCTTCTTCCTCCACAAAATGCTACCGGGAACTTTACAAAAATCGTTCAACGTATTCCCGTACGGATCTCTATTCCAGAAGAAGTCTTAAAGACCGGTCATATCCGAGCAGGAATGAGCGTTTCAGTAGAAGTTGATACACGCACACAACCATAA